The Petroclostridium xylanilyticum genome has a segment encoding these proteins:
- a CDS encoding class II aldolase/adducin family protein, with amino-acid sequence MNSEFKIKQDICEIGRRMYEKNFVAANDGNITVKVNDNEFWATPTGVSKGFMTPDMLIKVNMEGKVLEGTWKPSSELKMHLRVYKERPDVGAVVHAHPPTATGFAVAGIPLNKYIMPEAVIFLGSVPIAEYGTPSTDEVPNAISKYLQTHDAILLQNHGALTVGQDLFSAYFKMETLEFYARVSLIARQLGGEKELSPDQVEKLMEIRKKFNIPGRHPGYKGCLPEKNTCKSKNEDGTDMEKDINKSEMIEIITKVTKRLLDQYKVN; translated from the coding sequence GTGAATTCTGAATTTAAAATAAAGCAAGATATATGTGAAATCGGCAGAAGAATGTATGAAAAAAACTTTGTGGCAGCAAACGATGGGAATATTACTGTCAAAGTAAATGATAATGAATTCTGGGCAACTCCTACCGGGGTAAGCAAGGGATTTATGACTCCTGATATGCTCATTAAAGTAAATATGGAAGGTAAAGTATTGGAAGGGACCTGGAAGCCTTCTTCCGAATTAAAAATGCATCTTAGAGTTTATAAAGAAAGACCGGATGTAGGCGCAGTTGTCCATGCCCATCCCCCAACTGCAACGGGGTTTGCGGTTGCAGGTATTCCACTGAATAAATATATTATGCCGGAAGCGGTTATATTTTTAGGAAGCGTACCTATTGCCGAATATGGTACACCTTCTACAGACGAAGTCCCGAATGCAATCAGCAAATATCTTCAAACCCATGACGCAATTCTACTCCAGAACCATGGTGCTTTAACGGTAGGACAAGATTTGTTCAGTGCTTATTTTAAAATGGAAACCCTTGAATTTTATGCAAGGGTTAGTCTTATTGCAAGGCAATTAGGGGGAGAAAAAGAACTTTCACCTGATCAAGTAGAAAAATTAATGGAAATTAGGAAAAAATTTAATATTCCTGGCAGACACCCTGGTTACAAAGGCTGCTTACCAGAAAAAAACACTTGTAAATCCAAAAATGAAGATGGCACTGATATGGAAAAGGATATTAATAAATCAGAAATGATAGAGATTATAACTAAAGTGACGAAAAGGTTATTGGACCAGTATAAGGTTAACTGA
- a CDS encoding peptide ABC transporter substrate-binding protein: MKKKSLMIVSMVLVLSLMLTACFSKKGSESKKGTEPNIGGNATKAQPKILRTNNQSEPGSLHPGKAQGTHDSWVLEHVFEGLTRKTPAGGIEAGVAKEWKISEDGLTYTFTLRDDAKWSNGDPVTAQDFEFAWKYALNPATASEYAYQLYYLAGAEAYNTTKETDAAKLKALEDAVGVKALNDKTLEVKLAQPTPYFLELVSFYTYYPVNKKVQEANKDWANEASTYVSNGAFKLAEWKHKESIKLAKNENYFDKDKIKLDGIEFVMLEDENTAWQMYRTGDLDLLYPIPADVTAQLNASKDPELVIGDDLSVYFYRFNNTKKPFNNVKVRKALSMAIDRKVIVESVAQGGERPAYGIVPPGIPDVQGDYQKNTGNLFEENVEKAKQLLAEGLKEEKMDKLSFTLLYNTHDKHKKIAEAIQEMWRKNLGVEVTLENVEFQVKIDREDKLDYDVARAGWIGDYVDPMTFLDMFESKSQQNDTGWANADFDKLINQAKTTMDNSVRMKAMHDAEKIFIEEMPVMPIYFYTKPFTQKPYVKGVYTPVNRYPQFHYADIQK; the protein is encoded by the coding sequence GTGAAGAAAAAATCATTGATGATTGTAAGCATGGTGCTTGTATTATCACTAATGCTTACAGCTTGTTTTTCCAAAAAAGGGAGTGAAAGCAAGAAAGGAACTGAACCCAATATTGGTGGAAATGCTACCAAAGCTCAACCTAAAATTTTGAGGACCAACAACCAAAGTGAGCCAGGTTCTTTACATCCTGGAAAAGCACAGGGAACCCATGATTCCTGGGTATTGGAGCATGTATTTGAAGGGTTAACTAGAAAAACTCCTGCCGGTGGTATTGAAGCAGGGGTGGCTAAAGAATGGAAGATTAGTGAAGATGGCTTAACCTATACATTTACCCTGCGTGATGATGCCAAGTGGTCCAATGGTGACCCTGTTACCGCACAGGATTTCGAATTTGCATGGAAATATGCGTTAAATCCGGCTACTGCCTCTGAATATGCATATCAGCTTTACTACCTTGCAGGTGCTGAGGCATATAACACTACCAAGGAAACCGATGCTGCCAAGTTAAAAGCTTTGGAAGATGCCGTAGGCGTAAAGGCGCTTAACGATAAAACACTGGAAGTTAAATTGGCACAGCCAACACCCTATTTCCTTGAACTGGTATCTTTCTACACATATTATCCTGTTAATAAAAAAGTACAAGAAGCTAATAAAGATTGGGCGAATGAAGCCAGTACCTATGTATCCAACGGAGCATTCAAACTTGCTGAATGGAAACATAAGGAAAGCATCAAGCTTGCAAAAAATGAGAATTATTTTGATAAAGACAAAATCAAGCTGGATGGAATCGAGTTTGTCATGCTGGAAGATGAAAATACCGCATGGCAGATGTACCGTACCGGTGATCTAGACCTGCTGTACCCGATACCTGCAGATGTAACTGCACAGTTGAATGCATCTAAAGATCCAGAACTGGTAATTGGTGATGATTTGTCAGTCTATTTCTATCGTTTTAATAATACCAAGAAACCATTCAATAATGTAAAAGTCCGTAAAGCACTATCAATGGCAATTGACCGTAAAGTAATCGTTGAAAGTGTTGCACAGGGCGGTGAAAGACCGGCTTACGGAATAGTACCTCCCGGAATTCCGGATGTGCAGGGAGATTACCAGAAAAATACCGGCAACTTATTTGAGGAAAATGTTGAAAAAGCAAAGCAGTTATTAGCTGAAGGGTTAAAAGAAGAAAAAATGGACAAATTGAGCTTTACCCTGTTGTATAACACCCACGACAAGCACAAGAAAATTGCCGAAGCCATCCAGGAAATGTGGCGTAAAAACCTTGGCGTGGAGGTTACATTGGAAAATGTTGAATTCCAGGTTAAGATTGACCGTGAGGATAAGCTTGATTACGATGTAGCTAGAGCTGGATGGATCGGTGACTATGTTGATCCTATGACGTTCCTTGATATGTTTGAATCTAAGAGCCAGCAAAATGATACCGGTTGGGCAAATGCGGATTTCGACAAGCTTATCAATCAGGCAAAAACTACAATGGATAACAGCGTACGTATGAAAGCCATGCATGACGCTGAAAAGATTTTTATAGAAGAAATGCCTGTTATGCCGATTTATTTCTATACAAAACCTTTTACGCAGAAACCATATGTAAAAGGGGTATATACTCCGGTTAATAGATATCCGCAGTTCCATTATGCAGACATCCAGAAATAA